The Edaphobacter sp. 12200R-103 genome contains a region encoding:
- the dnaE gene encoding DNA polymerase III subunit alpha → MAAEFTHLHLHTDYSLLDGACDVDKLASHLSKIGQKAAAMTDHGNIYGAVHFFDAMKKKDIKPILGCELYLSETADHREMSGGYNHFLVLAENEEGYRNLVRLTSEAALHGFYRKPRVSKEFLSKHTKGLIAFSGCLAGELNQHLMANKYEEAKKTAGMFQDMFGKENFFLEVQDHGLEPDKPVREALYRMEKELGIPLIATNDSHYVADDDSRAHEILLCVQTAGSMNDPNRFKFDTQEFYIKSAEEMHRLFADNPDVCTRTMQFVDRCNLKLSKVDNPFPDFPLPEGYDLDSYFEAVCREGLKKRLETDVAHLRSIGLLKKTIADYEERLNRELDCIKQMKFPGYFMIVWDFIRYAKEQGIPVGPGRGSAAGSLVAYVMEITDIDPLQNELLFERFLNPERVSMPDIDIDFCMNRRGEVIEYVKRKYGIDQVAQIITFNTMAAKAAIKDVGRALEMPYGEVDRIAKMIPATIGITIDAALKDNGPLATAYDGDPKVKELIDTAMRLEGLVRGAGVHAAGVVIAPKPLTELVPVTRTKDEATVTAYDMKAVEKMGLLKMDFLGLTTLTVIDDCLKLIKQTTGEVIDMAKIPLDDAKTYEQVFHKALTSGVFQFESGGMRDVLRRYKPTTVEDLTALNALYRPGPIQGGMIDDFIERKWGRRAVEYMFPELEPILRETLGVIVYQEQVMQISSAIGGYSLGGADLLRRAMGKKNPEEMAKQRDTFMAGAAQLKFDKNKAGQLFDLMEQFAGYGFNKSHSAAYALLAYHTAWLKTHYPVEFMAALLTSETSKPENVVKYIGECREMNIPVVPPNVQFSDANFTPIITDSGKAIGFGLAAIKNVGHNAILSIIEARTALKQEGKQGFASLYEFCEKVDLSRLNKRVLESLIKAGAMDAFGNRAQMTAALDSAMESAQKAQRDAAAGQHGLFGIFDAGGPAGGSSHDKLPSVPEWDEHTRLQCEKEVLGFFVSGHPMDKYREKLRNMKVVTTAAAVEMKPEPQVFRRGRDEQPQNEIQIPGVITGLKVAKSKRSGELYAQATLEDTTGKIELIAFPQSYEKLAEKLKIEVPVLVRGVLRGEEDSAPKLAISNIQALEDVKIKLPEALRIKVPLHHPDGALLEKLHEILMTAPGKGKLLLDLEEPGEFCAVLEPNGVSVAADRLFIDRVEELVGQGGVRVIE, encoded by the coding sequence ATGGCCGCCGAGTTTACGCACCTTCATCTCCACACTGATTACTCCCTGCTCGACGGCGCCTGCGATGTCGACAAGCTTGCCAGCCACCTGAGCAAGATCGGCCAGAAGGCCGCCGCCATGACGGATCACGGCAATATCTATGGCGCGGTCCACTTCTTCGACGCCATGAAGAAGAAGGACATCAAGCCCATCCTCGGGTGCGAGCTATATTTGTCCGAGACCGCGGACCACCGCGAGATGTCCGGCGGCTACAACCACTTTCTAGTTCTTGCCGAAAACGAAGAGGGCTACCGCAACCTCGTCCGCCTCACCAGCGAAGCCGCGCTGCACGGCTTCTACCGCAAGCCCCGCGTCTCCAAGGAATTTCTTTCGAAGCACACCAAAGGTCTCATTGCTTTTTCCGGCTGTCTTGCCGGTGAGCTCAATCAGCACCTGATGGCCAACAAGTACGAGGAGGCCAAGAAGACCGCCGGCATGTTCCAGGATATGTTCGGGAAGGAAAACTTCTTCCTTGAGGTGCAGGACCACGGCCTGGAGCCGGACAAGCCCGTTCGTGAAGCTCTCTACCGCATGGAGAAAGAGCTGGGCATCCCGCTGATCGCCACCAACGACTCGCACTACGTCGCCGACGATGACTCCCGCGCCCACGAGATCCTGCTCTGCGTCCAGACTGCGGGCTCGATGAACGATCCCAATCGGTTCAAGTTCGACACCCAGGAGTTTTACATCAAGTCGGCCGAAGAGATGCATCGTCTCTTCGCCGACAATCCTGATGTCTGCACGCGGACGATGCAGTTCGTCGACCGCTGCAACCTCAAGCTCAGCAAGGTCGACAATCCCTTTCCGGACTTTCCGTTGCCCGAAGGCTACGACCTCGACAGCTACTTCGAAGCCGTGTGCCGCGAAGGCCTAAAGAAGCGCCTTGAGACCGACGTCGCCCATCTCCGCTCCATTGGCCTGCTCAAGAAGACCATCGCCGATTACGAAGAGCGTCTGAACCGCGAGCTGGACTGCATCAAGCAGATGAAGTTCCCCGGCTACTTCATGATCGTATGGGACTTCATCCGCTACGCCAAGGAACAGGGAATTCCCGTCGGCCCGGGCCGTGGCTCCGCTGCCGGTTCTCTGGTTGCCTATGTCATGGAGATCACCGACATCGACCCGCTCCAGAACGAGCTGCTCTTTGAGCGCTTCCTGAATCCCGAGCGCGTGTCCATGCCTGATATCGATATCGACTTCTGCATGAACCGCCGCGGCGAGGTCATCGAGTACGTCAAGCGCAAGTACGGCATCGACCAGGTCGCGCAGATCATTACCTTCAATACCATGGCCGCCAAAGCGGCCATCAAGGACGTAGGCCGTGCCCTCGAGATGCCCTACGGCGAGGTGGACCGCATCGCCAAGATGATTCCCGCAACCATCGGGATCACCATCGATGCTGCGCTGAAAGACAATGGCCCTCTGGCCACGGCGTACGACGGCGATCCCAAGGTCAAGGAGCTGATCGATACGGCGATGCGCCTTGAAGGCCTGGTTCGCGGAGCCGGAGTCCACGCCGCTGGTGTCGTGATCGCGCCTAAGCCGCTTACCGAGCTTGTTCCGGTCACCCGCACCAAGGACGAGGCTACCGTCACCGCCTACGATATGAAGGCCGTCGAGAAGATGGGCCTTCTCAAGATGGACTTCCTCGGCCTGACGACTCTCACCGTCATCGACGACTGCTTGAAGCTGATCAAGCAGACGACCGGTGAGGTGATCGACATGGCGAAGATCCCGCTTGATGATGCGAAGACCTACGAGCAGGTCTTCCATAAGGCTTTAACCTCCGGGGTCTTCCAGTTTGAATCCGGCGGTATGCGCGACGTTCTGCGCCGCTACAAGCCCACCACGGTCGAAGACCTCACCGCACTCAACGCGCTCTACCGTCCCGGTCCGATCCAGGGCGGCATGATCGACGACTTTATCGAGCGCAAGTGGGGCCGCCGCGCGGTCGAGTACATGTTCCCGGAGCTCGAGCCCATCCTCAGGGAGACGCTAGGCGTCATCGTCTACCAGGAGCAGGTCATGCAGATTAGCTCCGCCATCGGCGGCTATTCGCTCGGCGGCGCCGACCTCCTGCGTCGAGCCATGGGTAAGAAGAACCCTGAGGAGATGGCCAAGCAGCGCGACACCTTCATGGCCGGTGCTGCCCAGCTGAAATTCGACAAGAACAAGGCTGGCCAGCTCTTCGACCTGATGGAGCAGTTCGCCGGATATGGCTTCAACAAGTCGCACTCGGCGGCCTACGCTCTGCTGGCGTATCACACGGCGTGGCTCAAGACCCACTACCCGGTCGAGTTCATGGCCGCGCTGCTGACCAGCGAAACCTCGAAGCCCGAGAACGTCGTCAAGTACATCGGCGAGTGCCGCGAGATGAACATCCCGGTCGTGCCGCCCAACGTCCAATTCTCCGATGCGAACTTCACCCCAATCATCACCGACAGCGGCAAGGCCATTGGCTTCGGTCTCGCCGCCATCAAGAACGTCGGTCACAACGCCATCCTTTCCATCATCGAAGCGCGCACTGCTTTAAAGCAGGAGGGAAAACAGGGCTTCGCTTCACTCTACGAATTCTGCGAGAAGGTGGATCTGAGCCGCCTCAATAAGCGCGTGCTTGAATCACTCATCAAGGCAGGTGCGATGGATGCCTTCGGCAATCGCGCCCAGATGACTGCTGCCCTCGATTCAGCGATGGAGAGCGCGCAGAAGGCCCAGCGTGATGCTGCCGCCGGTCAGCACGGACTCTTCGGCATCTTCGATGCGGGCGGACCTGCAGGTGGATCAAGCCACGACAAACTTCCCAGCGTTCCCGAGTGGGACGAGCACACGCGTCTTCAGTGCGAGAAGGAAGTTCTCGGTTTCTTTGTCTCCGGCCACCCGATGGACAAGTACCGCGAGAAGCTACGGAATATGAAGGTCGTCACCACGGCTGCGGCCGTCGAGATGAAACCCGAGCCGCAGGTCTTCCGCCGCGGACGTGATGAGCAGCCGCAGAACGAGATTCAGATCCCGGGCGTTATCACCGGGCTCAAGGTGGCGAAGTCCAAACGTTCGGGGGAGCTTTATGCCCAGGCCACACTTGAAGACACGACCGGCAAGATTGAACTGATCGCATTCCCCCAGTCTTACGAGAAGCTGGCCGAGAAGCTGAAGATCGAGGTTCCGGTTCTCGTTCGCGGCGTCCTGCGCGGCGAAGAGGACTCCGCTCCCAAGCTGGCCATCTCAAACATCCAGGCGCTTGAGGATGTAAAGATCAAGCTCCCTGAGGCGCTCCGCATCAAGGTGCCACTGCATCATCCTGACGGCGCCTTGCTTGAGAAGCTGCACGAGATCCTGATGACCGCTCCCGGCAAGGGCAAGCTCCTGCTGGACCTTGAAGAGCCAGGCGAATTCTGTGCTGTGCTGGAGCCCAACGGTGTCTCCGTCGCCGCCGATCGTCTTTTTATTGACCGCGTCGAAGAACTGGTCGGCCAGGGCGGCGTGCGGGTTATCGAATAG
- a CDS encoding M20/M25/M40 family metallo-hydrolase, which yields MPVDPVQLTRQLVDIESTTYHEGRAGAFLHEYLLVQGYAVERMPVSQPDRILTPGAGDGDRFNVYAAMPGVTPDVVLSTHMDTVPPYFGCTEDDEFLYGRGTCDAKGIIAAQIASADRLRDAGVKVGMLFVVGEERDSAGAKEANLHPKGSKFLINGEPTENRLALASKGSLRVELRAKGKMAHSAYPELGESAINKLVEALHDVLAMPLPVEPEIGPSTLNIGLVEGGRAPNVISDKAEAHILIRLVGPSGEIRQNILQTVGDRADVTFSLDLPFVRMRKVGDLPTMVAKFTTDIPSLTAWGEPFLLGPGSILVAHTPDEKIAKKELLEAVDLYYDLATGLAG from the coding sequence ATGCCAGTTGATCCCGTTCAGCTTACCCGCCAGCTCGTCGATATCGAATCCACCACTTACCACGAGGGAAGAGCGGGGGCGTTTCTGCACGAGTACCTTCTGGTCCAGGGTTATGCTGTGGAGCGCATGCCGGTCAGCCAGCCGGACCGCATTCTTACACCCGGCGCCGGGGACGGGGATCGCTTCAACGTCTATGCCGCAATGCCCGGCGTCACGCCGGATGTGGTCCTTTCGACCCACATGGACACCGTCCCTCCTTACTTTGGCTGCACAGAAGACGACGAGTTCCTTTATGGCCGCGGAACCTGCGACGCCAAAGGCATCATCGCTGCGCAGATCGCCTCTGCGGACCGCCTGCGCGATGCAGGAGTGAAAGTCGGCATGCTGTTTGTGGTGGGTGAAGAGCGGGACTCTGCCGGAGCCAAAGAGGCCAACCTTCATCCCAAAGGATCGAAGTTCCTGATCAACGGCGAACCTACAGAAAACCGCCTTGCGCTGGCCTCAAAGGGATCCCTGCGCGTAGAACTCCGGGCGAAGGGAAAGATGGCCCACTCGGCCTATCCGGAGCTGGGCGAATCGGCCATCAACAAGCTTGTAGAAGCCCTGCACGACGTCCTCGCCATGCCGCTGCCGGTCGAGCCCGAGATCGGCCCATCGACCCTCAACATCGGACTCGTCGAAGGCGGACGCGCCCCCAACGTCATCTCCGACAAGGCGGAGGCCCACATCCTCATCCGGCTGGTCGGTCCGTCGGGGGAGATCCGCCAGAACATCCTGCAGACCGTAGGGGACCGTGCCGATGTGACCTTCTCGCTCGATCTGCCGTTCGTGCGGATGCGTAAGGTGGGTGATCTTCCGACGATGGTGGCAAAGTTTACGACCGATATTCCATCGCTCACGGCATGGGGCGAACCGTTTCTTCTGGGGCCGGGGTCGATTCTCGTGGCGCATACGCCAGACGAGAAGATCGCCAAGAAGGAGCTGCTGGAGGCGGTGGACCTGTACTACGACCTTGCTACCGGTCTGGCAGGCTAA